The DNA window CCGGACAGTTGCTCGGCATACAGTCCCCGCGCCACGCGTTGCGGTGAGTTGCGCCCGACCGGCAGGGTATCCGGCAGGGCTTCGCTCGCGAATTCGTTGCCGAAACCGGTTTGATAGCCGCGTGAAGCGATGGACGGGGACATGATCGGGCTCCGGTTACAGTACGCCGCGCTTGATCTGGTCGCGCTCGATGCTCTCGAACAGCGCGGTGAAGTTGCCTTCGCCGAAGCCTTCGTTGCCCTTGCGCTGGATGATCTCGAAGAAGATTGGACCGATGCAGTTCTGGGTGAAGATCTGCAGCAGCTTGCGCTGCTTCGTCTCCGGGTCGGCATCGATCAGGATCTTGTTCTTCGCCAGACGGGCCACGTCTTCGCCATGATTGGGAACGCGCTGGTCGATCACGTCGAAGTAGGTGTCCGGCGTGTCCAGGAACTCCACGCCCTGCGCGCGCATCGCTTCCACCGTGTCGTAGATGTTCTCGGTGAAGCAGGCGATGTGCTGGATACCCTCGCCTTTGTAGGCATCCAGGTATTCGTTGATCTGGCTCTTCGGGTCGGACGACTCGTTCAGCGGGATGCGCACGATGCCGTCCGGCGCGGTCATCGCCTTGGACACCAGGCCGGTCTTCAGGCCCTTGATGTCGAAGTAGCGGATCTCGCGGAAGTTGAACAGCCGCTCGTAGTAGTCCGACCACTGCTGCATGTTGCCGAAGTACAGGTTGTGGGTCAGGTGGTCGATGAAGGTCAGCCCGAAGCCGACCGGATGCTGATCGACACCTTCGATGGGGGTGTAGTCGGTGTCGAACATGCTGCCGTTGGCACCGTAACGGTCCACCAGGTACAGCATGCAGTCGCCGATGCCCTTGATGACCGGGGCCGGTACCGCCTTGGACTCCGGCTTGAAGTCGATCGCCTCGGCCCCGTTGCCCAGCGCCATCTGGAACACCTGCTCGCCCGGCTTCTGGAAGCGGATGGCGAAACCGCAGGCACACGGACCATGCTTGGCGGCAAAGTCAGCGGCGAACGAGTCCGGGTCCTCATTGACCAGGAAATTCACGTCGCCCTGGCGGTACACGGTGATGGCGCGCTGCTTGTGGCGCAGCACCGCGGTGAATCCCATCTTGCGGAAATAGTCGTGCAGCTCGGCACCACGTCCTGCGGGCGCTGCGAATTCGACGAACTCGAAACCGTCGATTCCCATCGGGTTTTCGAAGGTGGTCACCTGCATGCCCGGGTTGGGGGCGTGAGTGGCGGTGCTGGGCTGGCTGCTCATGACGTGGCTCCAAAACTGGCCCCACCTGAAAAAACCAGATGACGGGCGGAAGGCAGACCCGCGAGAATGCGGAGTCCGGAATGAAGGTTTATAGTTTCATATGAAACCACCATCAAGGTGCACTGCAGCATGAATCCGCCCGATCCCGCCAGCCAGCGCATCCGCGCCTCGCACGCCCTGCTCGACCTGGAGCAGTTCCTGCCTTATCGGCTCAGCGTCCTGTCCAACCGGGTCAGCGGCAACATCGCCAAGCTGTACGGCGACCGCTA is part of the Stenotrophomonas oahuensis genome and encodes:
- the hppD gene encoding 4-hydroxyphenylpyruvate dioxygenase — translated: MSSQPSTATHAPNPGMQVTTFENPMGIDGFEFVEFAAPAGRGAELHDYFRKMGFTAVLRHKQRAITVYRQGDVNFLVNEDPDSFAADFAAKHGPCACGFAIRFQKPGEQVFQMALGNGAEAIDFKPESKAVPAPVIKGIGDCMLYLVDRYGANGSMFDTDYTPIEGVDQHPVGFGLTFIDHLTHNLYFGNMQQWSDYYERLFNFREIRYFDIKGLKTGLVSKAMTAPDGIVRIPLNESSDPKSQINEYLDAYKGEGIQHIACFTENIYDTVEAMRAQGVEFLDTPDTYFDVIDQRVPNHGEDVARLAKNKILIDADPETKQRKLLQIFTQNCIGPIFFEIIQRKGNEGFGEGNFTALFESIERDQIKRGVL